The Gloeocapsa sp. PCC 7428 genome contains the following window.
AAGAATAATTGTGACATGATGTGAATAGCCTCGTTTGTAGGTGGGCAGTTAGCTGGATTTCTCAGGTCGTGCTAGCTGCCTTTTGATATCTCTATTATTACCTACTAATAGTAGGTAATGTAATGGTTGGATATATATTAGTTGACTATCTGTTAGTTATCTACCAATAAGTGATATTAATAGATAGAGTACTAAGAGTAGGTTATACTCTCAGTAGGTAATTAAGGAGATGTCAGTGATAGTTCGACTAAAAGAACTGCGTTCTCGGCGAGAGATGTCACAAAACGAGCTGGCACGCCGGTTAGAGATGTCTCTGGCTAACGTGCAGAAGATTGAATACAACAAAGCCAAATCAATCCCCCTCAATACACTGGATCGGCTTTGCGAAATTTTGGAGTGCGAAGTGGGCGATCTGCTAGTTCGTGTTCCCGATATGAAGCCAGACGGAGACGCAGGGGAGGCAGCATAGGCAAAGGTGAGGGAGCCAACTGAAGCGCAGCTGCGGAGCCTGTACCAACAGTGTCACCGGCTAACTAATGTATTCCTGCAACCAATCCACATGGTTAGGCTGGACGAGCGAACTGGAAATATTTTCATACTGGCAGGTGTTAGAGAATCAATTGAATTAGAAATCGATCCACAAGGAGAGCTGTTGCCATGAGTGTTAACTACAACTCGATGACTGATGAAGAGTTAAAGCGTTATATGCTCGACCACCGCGATGACGAAAAGGCATTTTATGCCTACATGGATCGACGGCACGCTCGACCAAAGAAAGCCCTGATTACGGCGGAGGAAGCCAAACTACCCTTTGATGAGTACGGTTCGCTTTGGGATGAGAGGATGCGAGAACATTTTGGCGACAAATTAAACCTAAGAAATGAGCAAAAGTAACTTTAACGCAATGACCGAGCAGGAGTTACGTGCTTATGTATTAAGCCACAGGAAGACGAGGAGCGGATGCAAGAAGTAGTGAATTTAATTAAGCAACGTGATGAGCAGATTTGACCCCACTGACCCAGAATCGGAAGAACAAGCGATCGCCCAGATTCAGGAGCGCTTACAGCACGATCAGCTTTAAGCAGTGCGAGAATTGCGTGGCTAAAATTTCTGCTGCGATTGCTAGCTCTTTAGAGCAATAAAGGTGATTTATGCCGACAACTGATATTACTTTGAAATTTTTGCAAGAAGACATTGCGCTCCTGATTGAGATAGCCTCAATGCTTACAATTCCATTGAGTATCTGGCTAAGCATTTGGGGTTTTTCAAAGTTGGGGGATATGAATCTAGAGTTGCGGCTGTTAACTCTTGGGTCGGGTCAAGGAAAAGTACGCCTGGACGAATTTGCGATTCGCTGTAGCGTTCACGTTGCTGTGGCCCGGTGGTATCTCAACTCAAAAGCACGACAATTAAATGGAGTGCGGGAGGTAGACGAGCTAGGGGACGTGGTGTATTTGTTCGGGGATGCTAAACGAAAATTCTTACAGGAACACCTGGCGTCAATAACCTCGGAGCGTGGAGACACGCCATGACTAACGAAAGCAATAACCAAGCAATACCTCTCAGCCATCAGATACTAGGACTATGCCAGCAATTAGCTTTGCTGCAAATGATTGAACGGGTAAGTAAGTATTTGCAAGATGGTGTTGAAAAAAGCCAGATATCTCCTCTCATGAATGCTTTGGATGATTGCAAGTTAGCTCAAAGCAAAAATCCCCGTCAGGCGGCTGCTACATTTCTGGATGCGATCGCCCTCTTTGCTGAATGGG
Protein-coding sequences here:
- a CDS encoding helix-turn-helix transcriptional regulator, giving the protein MSVIVRLKELRSRREMSQNELARRLEMSLANVQKIEYNKAKSIPLNTLDRLCEILECEVGDLLVRVPDMKPDGDAGEAA